Proteins from a single region of Catenulispora acidiphila DSM 44928:
- a CDS encoding nuclear transport factor 2 family protein produces MNTERAVTDRFALDDLLTAYAVAIDTDQVTELTRLSTPDAVFDYQSSGGPRGSVDDAQQWLEKSLTQVPVRAHLIVNRRFEIHGDSACAEAHFFNPMSVRVPGQKGDIWNPGGGYYSVNFRRTDKGWRISELVMLQTWRVAVAVHTAGKAGGGHRAS; encoded by the coding sequence TTGAACACCGAGCGCGCTGTGACCGACCGGTTCGCTCTCGACGACCTGCTCACGGCGTACGCGGTCGCGATCGACACCGACCAAGTGACCGAACTCACACGTCTGTCGACGCCGGACGCAGTCTTCGACTACCAGTCCAGCGGCGGTCCCCGGGGGTCGGTGGACGACGCGCAGCAGTGGCTGGAGAAGTCGCTCACGCAGGTCCCGGTCCGGGCCCACCTGATCGTCAACCGGCGCTTCGAGATCCACGGGGACAGCGCCTGTGCCGAGGCGCACTTCTTCAACCCGATGTCGGTGCGGGTGCCCGGGCAGAAGGGCGACATCTGGAACCCCGGCGGGGGCTACTACTCCGTCAACTTCCGGCGCACCGACAAGGGATGGCGCATATCAGAGCTCGTCATGCTCCAGACGTGGCGGGTCGCCGTCGCTGTGCACACGGCGGGCAAGGCGGGCGGAGGGCACCGCGCTTCCTGA
- a CDS encoding ATP-binding protein, which translates to MPTKSEGAAAARRVAREVFVDWGLDLDETMVDSAIVIISELVTNTAKHAALLCRQAEVTLALEYDCLSVAVHDRHPHRPKALLSPHPDDSGGWGLQLVRDLTAEVGGRTEVPADEDGGGKTVRVELPLRANNRYWEYEESAVGAA; encoded by the coding sequence GTGCCCACGAAATCCGAGGGCGCGGCGGCGGCGCGCCGCGTGGCGCGCGAGGTCTTCGTCGACTGGGGCCTGGACCTCGACGAGACGATGGTCGACTCGGCGATCGTGATCATCAGCGAACTGGTCACCAACACCGCCAAGCACGCGGCGCTGTTGTGCCGCCAGGCGGAGGTGACACTGGCGCTGGAGTACGACTGCCTGAGCGTGGCCGTCCACGACCGCCACCCGCATCGGCCCAAGGCGTTGCTGAGTCCGCACCCCGACGACAGCGGCGGCTGGGGACTGCAACTGGTGCGCGACCTGACCGCGGAGGTCGGCGGACGCACCGAGGTGCCGGCCGATGAGGACGGCGGCGGCAAGACGGTACGAGTCGAGTTGCCGCTGCGGGCGAACAACAGGTACTGGGAGTACGAAGAGAGCGCAGTCGGGGCGGCTTAA